The following proteins are encoded in a genomic region of Vicia villosa cultivar HV-30 ecotype Madison, WI unplaced genomic scaffold, Vvil1.0 ctg.002752F_1_1, whole genome shotgun sequence:
- the LOC131639743 gene encoding uncharacterized protein LOC131639743, with product MPFGLKNAGAAYQRMMNKVFQAEIGDMLEVYMDDMIVKSQQESDHAAHLKKVFEQGRQCKMRFNPEKCIFGVRAGKFLDFYLTERGIEANPDKCRVFSDLPTPNSKKSIQTLNGMLTSLSRFMAKSAQHALPLFKLLRKETTFEWTEECERALSHRKRALSSPPVLSRPEAGEILYLYLAVAPEAVSAAWIRETSEGQKPIYFTSKALQGPEIRYQQIEKVGLTLITAARRLRHYFLAHTIVVRTEQPVKQLLARPNMAGRMLRWSLELAEFDIKYEGRKALKAQVLADFVAEMAFPEITNNNARRWTLYVDGASSSTGSGAGIILENGEGTLIEISLSLSFPTSNNQAEYEALIAGLRLANDLEAEDIEVFTDSQLVSSHISGEYQVKSEALTEYLTLVKERLARFRSARVKHIPREHNARADVLSKLASTRKKGGNKSVIQEILPKPSTKILSSLSLVNAIGDTSCWMTPVYNYLTSDLLPADPKEASTIRRRACSYVLVESRLYRRGFSIPLLKCIDEGTVPHILREIHEGINSQHLGGRSLARKALRAGYYWPTMQNDAKEYVKRCDKCQRFANMHLAPPNELKSLSSPWPFAWWGMNLLGPFVTGSNQNKYLIVAVDYFTKWIEAEPLAKITSLNNPCPSGGPNTEHPRRKQVP from the exons atgcccttcggtctgaAGAACGCTGGTGCGGCGTACCAGCGCATGATGAACAAAGTCTTTCAAGCAGAGATAGGTGATATGCTCGAAGTctatatggacgatatgatcgtcaaatcccaacAGGAATCCGATCACGCCGCTCACCTTAAAAAGGTTTTCGAGCAAGGACGACAGTGTAAAATGAGATTCAATCCGGAAAAATGCATATTCGGCGTCCGAGCGGGAAAATTCCTCGACTTCTACTTAACAGAAAGAGGAATCGAAGCCAACCCAGATAAGTGCAGGGTTTTCTCAGACTTGCCCactccaaattcaaaaaagtcAATCCAAACCTTAAACGGCATGCTCACCTCACTATCTAGATTCATGGCCAAATCCGCGCAGCATGCCCTACCACTATTCAAACTCCTCCGCAAAGAGACCACATTCGAATGGACGGAGGAGTGCGAACGCGCCCTCTCCCATCGCAAACGGGCATTATCCAGCCCACCAGTTTTATCTAGACCGGAAGCTGGAGAAATCTTATACCTCTACCTCGCCGTAGCCCCCGAGGCCGTTAGCGCGGCCTGGATACGAGAAACCTCGGAAGGCCAGAAACCCATTTACTTCACAAGCAAAGCACTCCAGGGCCCCGAGATCAGATATCAACAGATCGAAAAGGTCGGACTCACGTTGATAACCGCGGCCCGAAGACTCAGACACTATTTCCTAGCACATACCATAGTCGTTCGAACCGAGCAACCCGTAAAACAATTGCTTGCACGCCCtaacatggccgggagaatgctccGGTGGTCGTTGGAACTTGCGGAGTTCGACATCAAATACGAGGGAAGAAAAGCCCTTAAAGCACAGGTCTTGGCAGACTTCGTAGCCGAAATGGCCTTCCCcgaaataacaaacaacaacgcccGAAGGTGGACCTTATATGTGGACGGTGCTTCAAGCTCAACCGGCAGCGGAGCGGGGATCATTCTTGAAAACGGAGAAGGCACCCTCATAGAGATATCCCTTTCACTATCATTCCCGACATCCAACAACCAAGCAGAATATGAGGCCCTGATAGCCGGGTTGCGCCTCGCAAATGACTTAGAAGCCGAAGACATTGAGGTATTCACCGATTCTCAACTGGTCTCATCCCACATCTCAGGCGAATATCAAGTTAAAAGCGAAGCCCTCACCGAATACTTGACCCTCGTGAAAGAAAGGCTAGCCCGATTTAGGAGCGCCAGAGTAAAACACATCCCAAGGGAACACAATGCTCGGGCAGACGTATTATCAAAACTAGCGAGCACAAGAAAGAAGGGAGGTAACAAATCCGTAATCCAGGAGATATTACCAAAACCCAGCACCAAGATCTTATCCTCCCTCTCACTTGTAAACGCAATTGGAGACACATCCTGCTGGATGACCCCCGTGTACAATTACTTAACAAGTGACCTCTTGCCCGCCGATCCAAAAGAGGCATCCACCATCCGAAGACGAGCTTGCTCATACGTCTTAGTCGAAAGTCGCCTCTATCGGCGAGGATTTTCCATACCTCTCCTCAAATGTATAGACGAGGGCACAGTCCCCCACATACTCCGAGAGAtacacgaaggaatcaactcccAACATCTAGGAGGAAGATCACTCGCTCGGAAGGCTCTccgagcaggttactattggccgaCGATGCAAAATGATGCCAAAGAATACGTTAAGagatgcgacaaatgccagcgttTCGCGAACATGCACCTTGCGCCCCCCAACGAACTCAAATCCTTATCATCTCCCTGGCCATTTGCGTGGTGGGGAATGAATCTCCTCGGCCCGTTCGTGACCGGAAGCAATCAGAACAAATATCTCATAGTTGCGGtcgactattttaccaaatggatcGAGGCCGAGCCACTGGCCAAAATCACCTCCTTGAAC AATCCTTGTCCTTCGGGGGGCCCGAATACCGAGCATCCCCGTCGTAAACAAGTACCATGA
- the LOC131639744 gene encoding uncharacterized protein LOC131639744 codes for MTWYKSLPDESITSCRVLGKLFSRHFTASRRHPKSEASLEAIIQGKDESLRAYIKRFNKEAVQVSTTAHMKKFLLERSLRLRSDFAKAVGIETSATLDEFFLKAQAYIQYEEKEAAHAVRNSRHEESSKNARQDESHRGTNKKKDDKTWDPKDYKAHAGKFREYTPLNASRERILNECANAEFQTGKVRFPKSLPARPNVDKSKFCRFHKGHGHKTEDCIHLKDAIEILIREGHLKQYAKKHEAAKEAKPVTEEKPAEDTPAMQVAMSITRPEYFYLPD; via the coding sequence ATGACTTGGTATAAAAGTTTGCCTGATGAGTCCATCACATCATGCAGGGTGCTCGGAAAACTTTTTTCCAGACATTTCACGGCCTCCCGAAGACACCCAAAGTCAGAAGCCTCCTTGGAAGCCATTATCCAAGGAAAGGACGAGTCCCTACGGGCATACATAAAAAGATTCAATAAAGAAGCCGTACAGGTATCCACCACtgcccatatgaagaagttcttgCTCGAGCGCAGCCTCCGACTACGCTCGGACTTCGCTAAAGCCGTCGGAATTGAAACTTCGGCCACTCTTGACGAATTCTTCCTCAAAGCCCAAGCCTACATACAGTATGAGGAGAAAGAAGCCGCCCATGCCGTCCGCAATTCCAGGCACGAAGAGAGTAGTAAAAATGCACGCCAAGATGAGTCTCATCGAGGAACTAACAAAAAGAAGGATGATAAAACTTGGGACCCCAAGGACTACAAAGCCCATGCGGGGAAATTCCGAGAGTACACCCCGCTGAACGCTTCAAGGGAGCGCATCTTGAATGAATGCGCAAACGCCGAGTTTCAGACGGGAAAGGTCCGGTTCCCTAAGAGCTTGCCCGCCCGGCCAAACGTGGATAAATCGAAATTCTGCCGTTTCCACAAAGGTCACGGGCACAAAACTGAGGATTGCATCCACCTTAAAGATGCCATAGAGATATTAATCAGAGAGGGACATCTAAAGCAATATGCGAAGAAGCACGAGGCCGCTAAAGAAGCTAAGCCAGTCACCGAGGAAAAGCCGGCGGAGGATACGCCcgccatgcaagtggccatgagCATTACCAGGCCGGAATATTTTTACCTCCCTGACTAG
- the LOC131639739 gene encoding protein PELPK2-like, with amino-acid sequence MAFYSSFLLAIFIAISISNMETIQATRHLLQTTNPTTPTLPKPSLPPLPTIPTLPQANVPPLPTLPKPTQPSIPSTIPTIPTLPQFTLPPLPNIPTTIPITMPSFPFFSPPPSKTSP; translated from the coding sequence ATGGCTTTCTATAGTTCCTTCCTATTGGCAATTTTCATTGCTATTTCCATCTCTAACATGGAAACTATCCAAGCAACTCGTCATCTTCTACAAACAACAAATCCAACAACACCAACTCTTCCAAAACCATCATTGCCACCTTTGCCAACAATCCCAACATTACCTCAAGCAAATGTTCCACCTTTGCCTACATTACCAAAACCTACTCAACCATCAATTCCTAGTACAATCCCAACCATTCCAACTCTTCCACAGTTCACTCTTCCACCACTTCCTAACATTCCTACTACTATCCCAATCACTATGCCATCATTCCCCTTCTTTTCTCCACCACCTTCAAAAACCTCCccttga